The following coding sequences lie in one Arachis hypogaea cultivar Tifrunner chromosome 9, arahy.Tifrunner.gnm2.J5K5, whole genome shotgun sequence genomic window:
- the LOC112709197 gene encoding uncharacterized protein, whose translation MSTKPRCHFPRSSVKQKRINSLPAFEEIKIHFEEALEQIPSYAKLMKDILSHKKYWREVETVLLNEECSAVIHKNLAEKLQHPGSFMIPCTLGDACIRTTLYDLGASINLMPASLIKQLCLTQEVKPTRICLQFADGSIKFPLAVVEDMIIRVGPFAFPTDFMVLEMDEHKNASIILGRLFLATGRTLIDIQKGEVTLGVNEDEFVLNAVKAMQHPNTPEECMSIDIIDSLVEEVNIIKRLKEKLKDILYDVE comes from the coding sequence ATGAGTACAAAACCAAGATGCCATTTCCCCAGAAGCTCTGTCAAGCAGAAAAGGATAAACAGTTTGCCTGCTTTTGAAGAAATCAAGATTCAttttgaagaagctcttgaacagataccttcttatgctaagttaaTGAAAGACATATTAAGTCATAAGAAGTATTGGAGAGAGGTAGAAACAGTCCTCCTcaatgaagaatgcagtgcagtaatCCATAAGAACTTAGCAGAGAAACTTCAGCATCctgggagcttcatgataccatgcaccctAGGGGACGCCTGTATAAGGACAACCCTAtatgatcttggagcaagcattaacctaaTGCCTGCATCGTTAATAAAGCAGCTCTGCTTAACTCAAGAAGTCAAGCCAACCCGCATATGCCTTCAgtttgctgatggctctatcaaGTTTCCACTAGCTGTGgtagaagacatgattattagggttggaccctttgctttCCCCACAGACTTCATGGTGCTAGAAATGGATGAGCACAAAAATGCATCCATCATTTTAGGAAGACTATTCCTAGCCACAGGACGGACACTCATTGAcattcaaaaaggggaagtaaccctgggagtcaatgaggatgaattcGTGCTGAATGCTgttaaagctatgcagcatccaaacaccccAGAGGAATGTATGAGCATTGATATCATTGATTCCCTAGTGGAAGAAGTGAATATAATCAAGAGACTCAAAGAAAAACTGAAGGACATCCTTTATGATGTCGAGTGa